In a genomic window of Cardiocondyla obscurior isolate alpha-2009 linkage group LG08, Cobs3.1, whole genome shotgun sequence:
- the LOC139104734 gene encoding uncharacterized protein produces MEIAIIVAFAFLGMFTLCEETYAFPGNDTQLLSNATMDTKEFNKEAFDKTIKETATASKDVKDAIKVAKETKKSKKDCARDCGTDYDPVCVHDPADSSFKPRTFGSPCALDVQNCEMGTKLAVKSKGECPGSGGVRLS; encoded by the exons CCTTCGCGTTCCTCGGCATGTTTACATTATGCGAGGAAACTTACGCTTTCCCTGGCAATGACACTCAGTTATTAAGTAACGCCACTATGGATACAAAGGAGTTCAACAAAGAAGCGTTTGACAAAACAATCAAGGAAACAGCGACTGCGTCGAAAGATGTAAAAGATGCCATCAAAGTGGCTAAGGAAACAAAGAAAAGTAAGAAGGACTGCGCGCGAGATTGCGGAACCGATTATGATCCTGTTTGCGTTCACGATCCTGCCGATTCGAGCTTCAAACCGAGGACTTTCGGTTCGCCGTGCGCTCTGGATGTTCAGAACTGTGAAATGGGTACAA AACTGGCTGTGAAAAGCAAAGGCGAATGCCCTGGATCTGGCGGAGTAAGATTGTCTTAA